In Rosa chinensis cultivar Old Blush chromosome 1, RchiOBHm-V2, whole genome shotgun sequence, a genomic segment contains:
- the LOC112181494 gene encoding receptor-like protein EIX2 isoform X2, giving the protein MSELEFLDLSRNYFSGIIPRDWTDLQYLKVIDFSNNNLSGEIPSSMCSQLPSLQWLRLSNNNLSGNLESSLQTCRNLSALDLTGNNFSGTIPDCIGENLHTLSYLILKANKFTGNIPHQLCDLSSLQVLDLSQNNISGSIPACLGGLKQMATGDGLRSDWMMYFSSPANPMHIDLNVKGVVYEYIDDIIELIKKFDLSSNNLSGEIPEEVKNLMALDSLNLSHNHLTGKIPEGIGSLHKLEALDLSGNHLWGLIPSSMTSMTALSKLNLSFNNFSGPIPSANQFLTFNDPTSFEGNSGLCGPPLPTQCSSVNDPAVKVDEDEEDKYGKLWFYASTSLGFIVGFWVAFGSLVIKRSWRHAYFQFLDNMKDKLCFCFWK; this is encoded by the coding sequence ATGTCAGAGTTGGAGTTTCTTGATCTCTCAAGGAATTATTTCTCTGGAATTATTCCTAGGGATTGGACGGATTTGCAATATTTGAAGGTCATAGACTTTTCAAATAACAATCTATCTGGTGAAATCCCAAGCTCCATGTGCTCCCAACTACCATCACTCCAATGGTTGAGATTAAGCAACAACAATCTTTCTGGGAATCTTGAGTCGTCTTTGCAAACTTGCAGAAATCTCTCTGCACTTGATCTGACAGGAAACAACTTTTCCGGCACCATACCAGATTGTATTGGAGAAAACCTTCATACATTGTCTTATTTAATTCTAAAAGCCAACAAGTTCACAGGAAATATTCCTCATCAATTATGTGATCTCTCCTCTCTTCAGGTTTTAGACCTTTCCCAAAATAATATATCTGGCTCCATTCCTGCATGTCTTGGTGGTTTGAAACAAATGGCAACAGGAGATGGCTTGCGTAGCGACTGGATGATGTACTTCTCGTCGCCTGCTAATCCTATGCATATCGACTTAAATGTGAAAGGAGTAGTATATGAATATATTGATGATATCATAGAACTCATTAAAAAGTTTGACCTGTCAAGTAATAATCTATCGGGAGAAATACCAGAAGAGGTGAAAAATCTCATGGCTTTGGATAGCTTGAACTTATCTCATAACCATTTGACAGGAAAGATACCAGAGGGTATCGGAAGCTTACATAAGTTAGAAGCACTTGACCTCTCTGGTAACCATCTTTGGGGTTTAATTCCTTCAAGCATGACCTCTATGACTGCACTAAGCAAATTGAATTTGTCATTCAACAACTTCTCTGGGCCAATCCCATCAGCCAACCAATTCCTCACCTTCAATGACCCAACCTCATTTGAAGGAAACTCAGGACTTTGCGGACCTCCATTGCCAACACAATGCAGTTCAGTTAATGATCCAGCTGTGAAGGTTgacgaagatgaagaagataagTATGGAAAATTATGGTTCTATGCAAGCACATCATTGGGGTTCATTGTAGGATTTTGGGTTGCTTTTGGAAGTTTGGTGATAAAGAGGTCATGGAGACATGCTTACTTCCAGTTTCTTGACAATATGAAAGACAAGCTTTGCTTCTGTTTTTGGAAGTGA
- the LOC112181494 gene encoding receptor-like protein 53 isoform X1, with product MACHKVAAAPFQLLSLVSFLLFLNPCSSIFLQATTIFAYSNTVNDERANVACIEEERKALLEFKQGLQDPMPALHSWVGKDCCNWHGIVCNNQTGNIIELRLLDTQISGTLSMSIGSLSDLETLILFNNSFSGPLPTSIENLSHLRTMNLSRNSISGPLPTSIGNLSNLQNLDLSRNSMSGPLPTSIGSLSNLQTLDLSRNSISGPLPTSIGSLSNLQTLDLYSNSISGPLPTSIGSLSNLQTLDLSSNSISGPLPTSIGSLSNLQTLDLSSNSISCPLPTSIGNLSNLQALYLSSNSISGPLPTWIGSLSNLQNLELADNSKMNGTIPESIGQLRELEYLYLYGCSWEGFISENHFQNTSRLDTFYLSSEASNSLVFNVSHDWIPIFNLTNLYITDCKLMDTAFPEWLKSQKFLNFLILQRLGISDTIPDWFWRFSPFLQGVSLSHNQLRGNLPKSGL from the exons ATGGCTTGCCACAAAGTAGCAGCTGCTCcctttcaacttctttctcttgttagtttccttcttttcttaaaTCCATGTTCTTCTATTTTCCTTCAAGCCACAACAATATTTGCCTACTCCAATACAGTCAATGATGAGAGGGCCAATGTGGCTTGCATTGAGGAAGAGAGGAAGGCCCTCCTTGAATTCAAGCAAGGTCTTCAAGATCCTATGCCTGCGCTTCATTCTTGGGTTGGCAAAGACTGCTGCAACTGGCATGGCATAGTCTGCAACAACCAAACAGGTAACATCATCGAGCTTCGTCTTTTGGATACACAAATCTCTGGTACACTTTCAATGTCAATAGGCAGTCTTTCGGATTTGGAGACCTTGATTCTTTTCAACAATTCGTTCTCTGGCCCACTTCCGACATCGATCGAAAATCTTTCACATTTGAGGACCATGAACCTTTCTAGGAACTCAATTTCCGGTCCACTTCCGACATCGATCGGAAATCTTTCAAATTTGCAGAACTTGGACCTTTCTAGGAACTCAATGTCCGGTCCACTTCCGACATCGATCGGAAGTCTTTCAAATTTGCAGACCCTGGACCTTTCCAGGAACTCAATTTCCGGTCCACTTCCGACATCGATCGGAAGTCTTTCGAATTTGCAGACCCTGGACCTTTATTCAAACTCAATTTCCGGTCCACTTCCGACATCGATCGGAAGTCTTTCGAATTTGCAGACCCTGGACCTTTCTTCAAACTCAATTTCCGGTCCACTTCCGACATCGATCGGAAGTCTTTCGAATTTGCAGACCCTGGACCTTTCTTCAAACTCAATTTCCTGTCCACTTCCGACATCGATCGGAAATCTTTCGAATTTGCAGGCCCTGTACCTTTCTTCAAACTCAATTTCCGGTCCACTACCGACATGGATTGGAAGTCTTTCAAATTTGCAGAACTTGGAGCTTGCCGACAACTCAAAAATGAATGGAACTATTCCAGAAAGCATCGGACAACTTAGAGAGTTAGAGTACTTGTATCTCTACGGTTGTTCATGGGAAGGCTTTATATCCGAAAATCATTTTCAGAACACTAGCAGATTGGATACGTTTTATTTATCCAGCGAGGCATCCAACTCTTTGGTTTTCAACGTCAGTCATGACTGGATTCCTATCTTCAATCTTACGAATCTTTATATCACGGATTGTAAACTAATGGATACTGCTTTTCCAGAGTGgctcaaaagtcaaaaattcCTCAATTTCTTAATTCTTCAGAGACTCGGAATTTCAGATACAATACCCGATTGGTTTTGGAGATTTTCACCATTCCTTCAGggtgtgagtttatctcataACCAGTTGAGAGGAAACCTTCCCAAGTCT GGCCTATAA
- the LOC112181497 gene encoding uncharacterized protein LOC112181497 isoform X2 has product MEGSCNVELGGGVPRFALEFLGTGQRWHQKCFVGDLACWSYMGLRKLINHQKWRQSYIFLASLVLGFACVIHQVQEASKYKVLRSFTSQALKTSRMHSISCVTYEARFLCFSNSVDMRKANMDFLHPGTANRVTELPGFKDEVLINFIHGLLDVKVLTLEEPERGLTIVKLTHVDVPEEDSGSPSHPTANEASTNTKENFQADELMDDMMKISCNDWFEL; this is encoded by the exons ATGGAGGGGAGCTGCAATGTCGAGCTTGGAGGAGGCGTACCAAGGTTTGCACTAGAATTCTTGGGAACGGGTCAACGTTGGCATCAG AAATGCTTTGTGGGAGATTTGGCATGCTGGTCCTATATGGGTTTGAGAAAGCTAATTAACCATCAAAAGTGGAGGCAGTCATATATCTTTCTTGCATCTTTGGTTCTTGGATTTGCCTGTGTAATTCATCAAGTGCAAGAGGCCTCCAAGTACAAG GTGTTAAGAAGCTTCACATCTCAGGCATTGAAAACTTCCAGAATGCACAGTATTAGTTGTGTCACCTATGAAGCTAGATTCCTCTGCTTCAGCAATTCT gTAGACATGAGGAAGGCGAATATGGATTTTTTGCATCCAGGTACTGCTAATAGAGTAACTGAGCTTCCCGGGTTTAAAGATGAAGTTCTTATCAACTTCATTCATGGTCTTTTGGATGTAAAG GTGCTTACTCTTGAGGAGCCTGAACGTGGTCTTACCATCGTCAAGCTAACGCATGTGGATGTTCCTGAAGAAGACAG TGGCAGTCCATCACATCCAACAGCAAATGAAGCTTCCACTAACACAAAAGAGAACTTCCAAGCAGATGAACTAATGGATGACATGATGAAGATCTCATGTAATGATTGGTTCGAACTTtga
- the LOC112181494 gene encoding receptor-like protein EIX2 isoform X3, which produces MACHKVAAAPFQLLSLVSFLLFLNPCSSIFLQATTIFAYSNTVNDERANVACIEEERKALLEFKQGLQDPMPALHSWVGKDCCNWHGIVCNNQTGKIPEGIGSLHKLEALDLSGNHLWGLIPSSMTSMTALSKLNLSFNNFSGPIPSANQFLTFNDPTSFEGNSGLCGPPLPTQCSSVNDPAVKVDEDEEDKYGKLWFYASTSLGFIVGFWVAFGSLVIKRSWRHAYFQFLDNMKDKLCFCFWK; this is translated from the exons ATGGCTTGCCACAAAGTAGCAGCTGCTCcctttcaacttctttctcttgttagtttccttcttttcttaaaTCCATGTTCTTCTATTTTCCTTCAAGCCACAACAATATTTGCCTACTCCAATACAGTCAATGATGAGAGGGCCAATGTGGCTTGCATTGAGGAAGAGAGGAAGGCCCTCCTTGAATTCAAGCAAGGTCTTCAAGATCCTATGCCTGCGCTTCATTCTTGGGTTGGCAAAGACTGCTGCAACTGGCATGGCATAGTCTGCAACAACCAAACAG GAAAGATACCAGAGGGTATCGGAAGCTTACATAAGTTAGAAGCACTTGACCTCTCTGGTAACCATCTTTGGGGTTTAATTCCTTCAAGCATGACCTCTATGACTGCACTAAGCAAATTGAATTTGTCATTCAACAACTTCTCTGGGCCAATCCCATCAGCCAACCAATTCCTCACCTTCAATGACCCAACCTCATTTGAAGGAAACTCAGGACTTTGCGGACCTCCATTGCCAACACAATGCAGTTCAGTTAATGATCCAGCTGTGAAGGTTgacgaagatgaagaagataagTATGGAAAATTATGGTTCTATGCAAGCACATCATTGGGGTTCATTGTAGGATTTTGGGTTGCTTTTGGAAGTTTGGTGATAAAGAGGTCATGGAGACATGCTTACTTCCAGTTTCTTGACAATATGAAAGACAAGCTTTGCTTCTGTTTTTGGAAGTGA
- the LOC112181497 gene encoding uncharacterized protein LOC112181497 isoform X1, which yields MEGSCNVELGGGVPRFALEFLGTGQRWHQKCFVGDLACWSYMGLRKLINHQKWRQSYIFLASLVLGFACVIHQVQEASKYKVLRSFTSQALKTSRMHSISCVTYEARFLCFSNSVDMRKANMDFLHPGTANRVTELPGFKDEVLINFIHGLLDVKVLTLEEPERGLTIVKLTHVDVPEEDSAQYFSGSPSHPTANEASTNTKENFQADELMDDMMKISCNDWFEL from the exons ATGGAGGGGAGCTGCAATGTCGAGCTTGGAGGAGGCGTACCAAGGTTTGCACTAGAATTCTTGGGAACGGGTCAACGTTGGCATCAG AAATGCTTTGTGGGAGATTTGGCATGCTGGTCCTATATGGGTTTGAGAAAGCTAATTAACCATCAAAAGTGGAGGCAGTCATATATCTTTCTTGCATCTTTGGTTCTTGGATTTGCCTGTGTAATTCATCAAGTGCAAGAGGCCTCCAAGTACAAG GTGTTAAGAAGCTTCACATCTCAGGCATTGAAAACTTCCAGAATGCACAGTATTAGTTGTGTCACCTATGAAGCTAGATTCCTCTGCTTCAGCAATTCT gTAGACATGAGGAAGGCGAATATGGATTTTTTGCATCCAGGTACTGCTAATAGAGTAACTGAGCTTCCCGGGTTTAAAGATGAAGTTCTTATCAACTTCATTCATGGTCTTTTGGATGTAAAG GTGCTTACTCTTGAGGAGCCTGAACGTGGTCTTACCATCGTCAAGCTAACGCATGTGGATGTTCCTGAAGAAGACAG TGCCCAATATTTCAGTGGCAGTCCATCACATCCAACAGCAAATGAAGCTTCCACTAACACAAAAGAGAACTTCCAAGCAGATGAACTAATGGATGACATGATGAAGATCTCATGTAATGATTGGTTCGAACTTtga
- the LOC112181497 gene encoding uncharacterized protein LOC112181497 isoform X3: MGLRKLINHQKWRQSYIFLASLVLGFACVIHQVQEASKYKVLRSFTSQALKTSRMHSISCVTYEARFLCFSNSVDMRKANMDFLHPGTANRVTELPGFKDEVLINFIHGLLDVKVLTLEEPERGLTIVKLTHVDVPEEDSAQYFSGSPSHPTANEASTNTKENFQADELMDDMMKISCNDWFEL, encoded by the exons ATGGGTTTGAGAAAGCTAATTAACCATCAAAAGTGGAGGCAGTCATATATCTTTCTTGCATCTTTGGTTCTTGGATTTGCCTGTGTAATTCATCAAGTGCAAGAGGCCTCCAAGTACAAG GTGTTAAGAAGCTTCACATCTCAGGCATTGAAAACTTCCAGAATGCACAGTATTAGTTGTGTCACCTATGAAGCTAGATTCCTCTGCTTCAGCAATTCT gTAGACATGAGGAAGGCGAATATGGATTTTTTGCATCCAGGTACTGCTAATAGAGTAACTGAGCTTCCCGGGTTTAAAGATGAAGTTCTTATCAACTTCATTCATGGTCTTTTGGATGTAAAG GTGCTTACTCTTGAGGAGCCTGAACGTGGTCTTACCATCGTCAAGCTAACGCATGTGGATGTTCCTGAAGAAGACAG TGCCCAATATTTCAGTGGCAGTCCATCACATCCAACAGCAAATGAAGCTTCCACTAACACAAAAGAGAACTTCCAAGCAGATGAACTAATGGATGACATGATGAAGATCTCATGTAATGATTGGTTCGAACTTtga